A segment of the Methanomassiliicoccaceae archaeon DOK genome:
GTCGTACAGGGGGACTAGGTCCGGGCGCTTCTCCGCGATGTAGCCCAGTATGTCCGATTTGAACGACCCTCTCAGATTGAGGTTCTCCAGCCAGATCATGTTGCATATGTCCTTCGCACGCAGCACGATCTCCCGCGGGTCGGTTATACCCGGGAAATTGGGGGATATGAAACACGTCGTGCGGATGCCTGCGTCATGGAATCTCCTCATGGCCTCCAGACTCCTCTCCACGGGCACAGCCCTGTCCATGTCTTCGCGGAACCCCTCGTCCAAGGTGTTGATGGACCAGGAGACGCGGGCGTCGGGGAACGAGGCTATGAGGTCCAGGTCGCGGAGGACCAGATCGGATTTGGTGGCGATGCTGATTCTCGCTCCGCTGCCCTGCAGCTGCTTGAGCAGTGCGTGCGTCCGCCCGTGTTGACGATCACCTGGCGGCTCCCCCGTTTCCGTCGTTTGCATCCGGGCAGTATCTGTCCAGGCACATGACTATGAAGTCGCGGATGGCCTCCCTGAAGTCCAGCGGGTCCGTGCTGAGGTTTGCCATGTCCAGGGCCTTCCAGGCAGGGGGGCTCTTCAAGCAGTACGCGTTGAGGCCAACGGCTTGGAAGTACACGGTCGTGTACAGTTTCGTGGCCGAGTCCCTGTCGATGTGCAGCTGCCCCTGCAGCATGTCGAGGATGCGCCCGAGGTCGTCGTAGTACTGCCTCTTGTACAGTGCCAGACGCTCCACGGATACGTTGGTCTCGATGATGGACAGCAGGATGTCCCCGTACCTCAGGAAGTCGCGGTGCGCGTTGAGAATGCCCGCCCACACCTCCGCGAAGACGTTGAGGGGATACGAGCATCCCTCGGGGAAGGCGGCCATCATGGCGTCGAAGTACTCCTTGCGCTTGTCGGAGGACAGCTCGAGGAAGATCTCCTCCTTCGTGGCGGCGTACTTGTATATCTGGGTGCGGGAGCAGCCGAGGGCATCCGCCAGGGCCGAGAGGGTGATCCTGTGGTAGGGTTCGCGGTTGAACATGGCGTCCGCCGCATCCTTGATCTCCTGCATGCGCTGTTCCTTCTGCTCGTCGCTCCTGGCTCTCTTGAAGTCGCTCATCGTACTGTCCCTTCCATCGGGATGACTAATGATAAGGCTGTTCAGATATTTTATCTTATAAAACAAAAGATATTTTAACAAGATATTAAGATTTATCATGTACTTTATACGGGAGAACATCCCGAGAGGTTGAGAACATGGACACGAAAGCCGGTGCATCGAAGGATGACAAGTGCGCGGATGCCAGAGGAGGGATGTTCGGACTGGGGGAGCCCAACGACGCCTTCGCCCAGTACTTCATAGGCCAGAGCTATCTGAGCATCCTCACGAGAGAGGGCGTGTTCACAGCCAACGTCACATTCGAGCCCGGATGCAGGAACAACTGGCACATCCATCATGCCGAGACCGGCGGGGGACAGATCCTCCTCTGCACCAGCGGCAGGGGATGGTACCAGGCGTGGGGGGAGAAGGCCAGGGGGCTGCATCCCGGCGACGTCGTGTACATCCCCGCAGGGGTAAAGCACTGGCACGGTGCGGCCAGGGACAGCTGGTTCTCGCACGTGGCGATCGAGGTCCCGGGCAAGGGCACCCGTAACGAATGGCTCGAGCCCGTGGACGACAAGCAGTACGCGGAGCTTGAGTGATTCCAGCCATCCGGCGTAGAGCGCGGCCATGGCGCATGGGATGCCGGATCGTCGAGACGAATGTAGACAGGAGTGGGTCGAAATGAAGCATGCTTCGTTTTTCAGAGATCAGGACAAGGAGATCTCGGGTATAGTCTCGAGGTTCCTGGACGAATCCATGTCGGAGTCCGGCGACGCACTGGATGCGCGCAGGGCGCATCTCGCCGTGCTGGCGTCGCTGATCGGATGCCAGGGGCTGGACGCGTTCCGTGCGGAGCTCGCGGTGGCGCTGGACGACGGGCTGAGGCCGGAGGAGGCCAGGGAGGTCGTCTGCCAGTCGATCGCGTATCTGGGTGTCGGGAGGTCCGCGCCGTTCGTCACCGCAATGTACGACGTGTTCGCCGAGCACGGCGTCAAAGCTCTGGAGAGCGCTGGGATGCTGCCGGACGACGAGAGGGTCGGACGCGGGTCCAGTATCCAGGCGGAGATGTTCGGGGATTTCATGAAGGATGCCTGGAAGGCGGGGACCGTCAACCGCTGGCTGGCGGCCAACTGCTTCGGGGACTACTACACCCGTGGGAATCTGACCCTGGCGGATCGCGAGATGGCCACGTTCTGCTATCTCATGGCGCAGGGAGGCTGCGAGCCACAGCTCGAGGCGCACATCAAGGGGAACATGAACATGGGGAACGACACGGGGGTCCTGCGCGAGGTCGTGCTCCGCTGTCTTCCGTATCTGGGGTATCCGCGCAGCCTCAACGCCATGGCGTGCATCGCCCGTGTGGAAGCCGAGGGGCAGGAGAGTTGAGGAGGATGCTCTCCTGTCTCTCGATATATACCATGACGTCCAAGATATGTATCACTATGTAATGTAAGCAGGAAAGCTTCAACACACACGTATCACGTTTCCCATTCAAGGTGTTCGTCTGAAAGGATCTGGTCGCGGGGATGGTGTCCATGAGGAGATGGAACGCTACAGGGACGCCATCGACAGACGGTCCAACGCCCGCATGGCCAGGGAGGAGGCTGACGGCACCGTATTCTTCAAAGGTCCCGTCGAGACCCTCACCCAGGAGCTGAAGCTTGTCGACGGGGACCTGATCCTCATACAGTGGGTCGCCGGAGGTGACAGCGACGGCGGAGACAACCACGGCTACAGACTGAGGAGGCTCGACGGCTACAGGTGGGGCAGGAGGACCATAAGGATGTCAGGAGAGTTCCACTACCAGTGGGCGGTGAACCTGCACCGGGTGAACGTGCGGAAGGCCCGCATCGTCAGGAAGACCGTCCGTGTCAGGCTCCCGGTCGAGAACGAGCACATCCTCAGGGCGGAGTTGGAGAGGGCACTCCGTCGGTCCGAGACTGTTGGCCGGACCCCGGCATCCGTCAGAGCCGGCCAGTACCTCGAGATGGAGATCGCCCCGATCGGGCGCGCCCTGGCGATCACCGCGAGGCTTCCGGGGAAGGCGGTCCACTGGATCCGCTACAGGGATGTCGACGGGGTGCTGCTGGGATTCGAGGAGTCCGACGGGAAGCACTATCCCTGCTACTCGTTCTCCCTTCCCGACGGGACCGAGACCGTCAGAGTGGACACCCATGCTGCCGTCGAGGACCTGGTGGACGAGCAGATGGCGATGCGCATCCTGCACAGGAAGTGCCCGAGGGACGTCAGGGTCAGGTGCTCCAGGCGCGATCCCGGGGACAGCCGCTGCGTCTACGTCTGATTCCCGACTATATACGGTATGGAGAATCCCCAGACAACCATCAACTAAGCGTCCGTGCATTTCGTGACGGTCGCATGTTCGGTGGTTCCAGAGAGCGCAGGGAGAAGGCGATGGCCGACTACCAGGCACGTATCCGTTCGAGGATGGACGAGGAGGTCGGAGAAGGCACCGTGTTCTTCTGCGGGCCTGTGGAAACCCTCCGCAGGGAACTGAAGCTCACTCCGAAGGGCGATCTGGTGTACATCGAACGTGTGTGCACCGGAGCCGAGGACATGGATGAGACGAGGGCGTACAAACTCATAAGGCTGGATTCATGGGAGCTGACCGAAAAGGGGTTGAAGTTCTCGGGGGAGTTCATGTACGACCACGATGACCATCTCTGGGGCGTTAGAGACAGTCGTTCCCGTCCCGTTCGCAGGAGGATCAGGGTGCCGCCGCCTCTGGAAAACGTCGATGCGCTACGGGATGTTCTGGGCACGATTTCCAAGTCATCAGGGGCATGCACCTCCGGCGGGGAGTCCGGAAGTCTGTTCGTGGAGATGGAGGTTCTCGAGCCGATTGCGGGAATCGGTCTCTCGACGGTTGCGCCACCCATATGGCTCTCGTCTGCACTGCTTTATGCCAGAACCGAAGGGGCCCTCGAAGGGTTCGAGGTCATAAGAGGCAGGCACCATCCAAGGTTCAGTTTC
Coding sequences within it:
- a CDS encoding TetR family transcriptional regulator, which produces MSDFKRARSDEQKEQRMQEIKDAADAMFNREPYHRITLSALADALGCSRTQIYKYAATKEEIFLELSSDKRKEYFDAMMAAFPEGCSYPLNVFAEVWAGILNAHRDFLRYGDILLSIIETNVSVERLALYKRQYYDDLGRILDMLQGQLHIDRDSATKLYTTVYFQAVGLNAYCLKSPPAWKALDMANLSTDPLDFREAIRDFIVMCLDRYCPDANDGNGGAAR
- a CDS encoding cupin domain-containing protein, which gives rise to MFGLGEPNDAFAQYFIGQSYLSILTREGVFTANVTFEPGCRNNWHIHHAETGGGQILLCTSGRGWYQAWGEKARGLHPGDVVYIPAGVKHWHGAARDSWFSHVAIEVPGKGTRNEWLEPVDDKQYAELE
- a CDS encoding radical SAM protein, which gives rise to MQTTETGEPPGDRQHGRTHALLKQLQGSGARISIATKSDLVLRDLDLIASFPDARVSWSINTLDEGFREDMDRAVPVERSLEAMRRFHDAGIRTTCFISPNFPGITDPREIVLRAKDICNMIWLENLNLRGSFKSDILGYIAEKRPDLVPLYDRIYNRRDLSYWEDLDEEMRRFSEDQGLEYVTNDDSMSRPFDAPPIVVNYFYHERIRKSSRS
- a CDS encoding carboxymuconolactone decarboxylase; the encoded protein is MKHASFFRDQDKEISGIVSRFLDESMSESGDALDARRAHLAVLASLIGCQGLDAFRAELAVALDDGLRPEEAREVVCQSIAYLGVGRSAPFVTAMYDVFAEHGVKALESAGMLPDDERVGRGSSIQAEMFGDFMKDAWKAGTVNRWLAANCFGDYYTRGNLTLADREMATFCYLMAQGGCEPQLEAHIKGNMNMGNDTGVLREVVLRCLPYLGYPRSLNAMACIARVEAEGQES